The following coding sequences are from one Odontesthes bonariensis isolate fOdoBon6 chromosome 10, fOdoBon6.hap1, whole genome shotgun sequence window:
- the ppp1r3da gene encoding protein phosphatase 1, regulatory subunit 3Da, producing the protein MDKGWFIGHEKILPSKSEQPVLSHDSVSGPRMTINVTKMLRADKPTALKKPVPIRPPSPRVAQPKQQEFHQFLSCEPPPKPIIRRRSRSLPSATEKKQKKCRNVGVRFVDSLGLDLEDVRVFKSGEDPFVPHHVTFRLLLGAEMAGGKHLEISLPYLKPVFAQQPGDQPGFLHRLHVQKVCLERVLCFELGIIGIAQVLNLDFEKEVIARYSFTEWKGCSETKASWVSIMTLEEGGSQITCDTFRFHLPVPPFLKPGALLQFAIQYKVCGTEYWDNNEGENYKLVCQNYKLTVPKECEDSMVHFI; encoded by the coding sequence ATGGATAAAGGGTGGTTTATTGGACATGAGAAGATTCTCCCCTCAAAATCAGAGCAGCCAGTATTAAGCCACGACAGTGTCTCGGGGCCACGCATGACTATTAATGTAACTAAAATGCTTCGAGCTGACAAACCTACTGCATTAAAGAAGCCTGTCCCAATACGGCCACCGAGCCCCAGAGTTGCTCAGCCAAAGCAACAAGAGTTCCACCAGTTTCTCTCCTGTGAACCCCCACCTAAACCCATCATCCGACGACGATCTCGCTCCCTGCCTTCTGCCACagagaagaaacagaagaaatgcAGAAATGTTGGTGTGCGGTTCGTTGACTCTTTGGGACTGGATCTGGAAGACGTCAGGGTTTTTAAGTCAGGAGAGGATCCGTTTGTGCCACATCATGTCACCTTTAGGTTGTTGCTTGGTGCTGAGATGGCAGGTGGAAAGCACCTGGAGATTTCCTTGCCGTATCTGAAGCCAGTTTTTGCACAACAACCCGGAGATCAGCCAGGATTCCTGCATCGCCTCCATGTGCAGAAAGTGTGTCTGGAGAGAGTCTTGTGTTTTGAACTAGGGATTATTGGAATCGCTCAAGTCCTCAATTTAGACTTTGAGAAAGAAGTTATAGCTCGTTATTCATTTACAGAGTGGAAGGGCTGCTCCGAGACAAAAGCCTCTTGGGTGTCCATCATGACCTTAGAAGAAGGAGGGAGCCAAATTACTTGTGATACATTTCGTTTCCATTTGCCAGTCCCGCCGTTTCTGAAGCCAGGAGCACTGTTACAGTTTGCCATTCAGTACAAAGTTTGTGGGACTGAATACTGGGACAACAATGAGGGAGAGAATTATAAGTTAGTGTGCCAAAACTACAAACTCACTGTGCCTAAAGAATGTGAGGATAGCATGGTGCACTTCATTTAG
- the ttll9 gene encoding putative tubulin polyglutamylase TTLL9 has product MSKYKMSGYKGLCDKSEAREGRSCVRYRCGLLNTIQDVLRQRPNWVEVKDDAEWDFYWCDVGWLRENFDHTYMGEHVRINHFRNHYELTRKNLMVKNLKRYQKNLERDTGRMEASKCDFFPCTFALPSEYHLFVEEFNRSPGSTWIMKPVAKSQGKGIFLFRKLKDIIEWRKDGSRTEEQKDAAHVENYVAQRYVENPYLINGRKFDLRVYVLVTSYVPLKAWLYRDGFARFTNTRFSLSSIDDKYMHLTNVSVQKTAPDYDPEKGCKWQLQQLRRYLTAKHGREVVETLFKEMDNIFIRSLQSVQKVIINDKHCFEIYGYDILLDQNLKPWLIEVNASPSQTPSSQEDYEMKCKLLEDTLNVVDMEGRLTGKEKRVGGYDLMWNDGPVYREDVNLQTFGSSCFTANTNLGCVNDREKQLRQLLKPFLFQKKM; this is encoded by the exons ATGTCAAAGTACAAG ATGTCTGGATACAAAGGCTTGTGTGACAAAAGTGAGGCACG GGAGGGAAGAAGTTGTGTGCGTTACAGATGTGGCCTGCTGAATACTATACAAGATGTCCTGCGCCAAAGGCCAAACTGGGTAGAAGTAAAAGA TGATGCAGAGTGGGACTTCTACTGGTGTGATGTGGGTTGGCTCAGGGAGAATTTTGACCATACATACATGGGGGAACATGTCAGAATAAACCACTTTCGCAACCATTATGAG CTGACACGCAAAAATCTCATGGTGAAAAACCTCAAACGGTACCAGAAAAATCTTGAAAGGGATACTGGCCGCATGGAGGCGTCTAAATGTGATTTTTTCCCCTGCACCTTTGCACTACCCAGCGAGTATCATCTCTTCGTGGAGGAGTTCAATAGAAGCCCTGGCAGCACCTGGATCATGAAACCG GTAGCAAAATCTCAAGGCAAAGGCATTTTCCTGTTCAGGAAACTGAAAGACATTATCGAATGGAGGAAG GATGGCTCCCGCACAGAGGAACAGAAGGATGCAGCACATGTGGAAAACTATGTGGCACAACGCTATGTAGAGAACCCTTACCTAATCAATG GCAGGAAATTTGATTTGAGAGTTTATGTCCTTGTCACATCG TATGTTCCTTTGAAAGCCTGGTTGTATCGAGATGGCTTTGCCCGCTTTACAAACACTCGATTTTCCCTCAGCAGCATCGATGACAAGT ACATGCACCTCACCAATGTGTCTGTTCAGAAAACAGCACCTGACTATGATCCTGAAAAG GGCTGCAAATGGCAGTTGCAACAGCTCAGAAGATACCTGACTGCCAAGCATGGCAGAGAGGTGGTCGAAACCCTCTTTAAAGAGATGGATAACATCTTCATCCGAAGCCTACAGAGTGTGCAGAAGGTCATTATAAATGACAAACACTGTTTTGAGATCTATGGCTACGACATACTACTGGATCAGAACCTGAAACC GTGGCTAATTGAGGTGAATGCCTCTCCATCACAGACACCCAGTAGTCAAGAGGATTACGAGATGAAGTGCAAACTGCTGGAGGACACTTTGAATGTTGTTGATATGGAGGGAAG aCTGACTGGCAAGGAGAAAAGAGTGGGAGGCTATGATCTCATGTGGAATGATGGGCCTGTCTACAGAGAGGATGTCAACCTACAAACATTTGGCAGTTCATGTTTCACAGCCAACACTAACTTAG GGTGTGTGAATGACAGAGAGAAgcagcttcgccaacttctgaAACCATTCCTATTCCAGAAGAAGATGTAA
- the fam217ba gene encoding uncharacterized protein fam217ba isoform X2: MAFQDQVRIRKQRQHFTGVHNLKVAGSSPALPGIQAKSPAFPETPLSLYSPDEEGDLRPQLRKLSSTHRKEEKRENQRMSQCGSEFPPNSQGMGKSRRALSLPLSPISGLRNSPAQPLSHSPAPTPEALQHHYNHKDDDTDSASDLSESERLPVLPSPCTPCTPPHLNLRAEIINTSDFPPDFPGPHGTAGDEDESEKPSYSYPDFLPPPFNSWSLRQLAVFLHTEGRGAPRPKPVGSLEKYLERLLQLEWLQIQTVQAESSRPPGSRPRPQGFPSATAAHPARPHTAPPSRLNSPKGLRHSQRAFPFTPVNNPPSPASAQLSRFPVCPHCHIRYPLCNGSCSANAYQRHSRLSPLLERRGAAGAAAKRSSSETRAPSTEGRSPGGQGGGGGGGAQTPVSPSAGRSHLKHMQAVGNVRKQPQESGTNQNSRGQMRKSRVRANSETDVKKEPGGVKAAAAEKRSFAASKRDITTSKREEKNWQRSEAGGQASKTAMKRAAKDPASLSKAPLNSKQNGKTKNVHFVVK, from the exons ATGGCCTTCCAGGACCAGGTCAGGATAAGGAAACAACGACAGCATTTCACAGG GGTGCACAATCTAAAGGTGGCAGGCTCAAGCCCAGCACTTCCCGGAATACAAGCAAAGTCTCCAG CTTTCCCCGAAACTCCTCTGTCTCTTTACAGTCCCGATGAAGAGGGAGATTTGAGACCTCAACTCCGAAAACTCTCATCGACACACAGGAAAGAGGAAAAACGAGAAAATCAGCGGATGTCACAGTGCGGCAGTGAGTTCCCCCCAAACAGTCAGGGTATGGGGAAAAGTCGGCGAGCTCTTTCCCTGCCCCTGTCTCCAATATCAGGGCTACGAAACTCCCCAGCTCAGCCCCTATCACACTCCCCGGCCCCCACCCCTGAGGCACTACAACATCACTACAATCACAAGGATGACGATACCGACAGTGCCAGTGATCTGTCCGAATCTGAGAGGCTGCCTGTTCTGCCTTCACCCTGCACCCCCTGCACGCCTCCTCACCTTAACCTTCGGGCAGAGATTATCAACACTAGCGACTTTCCCCCAGACTTTCCAGGACCCCATGGGACAGCAGGTGATGAAGATGAGAGCGAAAAACCCAGCTACAGTTACCCGGACTTTCTGCCTCCTCCTTTCAACAGCTGGAGTCTGAGGCAGCTGGCAGTGTTTCTTCACACGGAGGGTCGCGGTGCCCCCCGGCCCAAGCCTGTGGGGTCCTTAGAGAAGTACCTGGAGAGGCTGCTGCAGCTGGAGTGGCTTCAGATCCAAACAGTACAAGCAGAGAGCAGCCGTCCACCTGGGAGCCGTCCGAGGCCGCAGGGCTTCCCGTCTGCCACTGCTGCTCACCCAGCAAGGCCTCACACAGCCCCGCCATCCCGACTCAACTCCCCCAAAGGGCTGCGACACAGCCAGCGAGCCTTCCCCTTTACGCCTGTAAACAATCCTCCATCACCTGCCTCAGCCCAGCTGTCCCGCTTTCCAGTTTGTCCACACTGTCACATTCGCTATCCATTGTGTAATGGAAGCTGCTCTGCCAATGCCTACCAGCGCCACTCACGGCTCAGCCCACTGCTGGAGCGCAGAGGGGCAGCGGGGGCAGCAGCGAAGAGGAGCAGCAGCGAGACCCGAGCGCCCTCCACAGAAGGTCGGAGCCCAGGAGGACAAggcggaggtggaggaggaggagctcagACCCCCGTTAGCCCCTCAGCTGGGAGGAGTCATCTGAAGCACATGCAGGCCGTAGGCAATGTTCGTAAGCAACCTCAAGAATCTGGCACTAACCAAAACAGCAGAGGTCAGATGAGGAAAAGCCGTGTCAGGGCTAATTCTGAGACGGATGTTAAAAAGGAGCCGGGTGGAGttaaagcagcagctgcagagaaacgcagttttgctgCAAGTAAGAGAGATATAACCACCTCTAAGCGAGAGGAAAAGAACTGGCAGAGGTCAGAAGCAGGAGGTCAGGCTTCTAAAACTGCCATGAAAAGAGCTGCTAAAGACCCAGCATCTCTCTCTAAAGCGCCGCTAAATAGTAAGCAGAATGGCAAAACAAAAAACGTGCACTTTGTAGTAAAGTAA
- the sycp2 gene encoding uncharacterized protein sycp2, whose product MAPSQGAQLENVIDEVIKSGHIQALDVFLERDTHEKTVMKCSQQFLNKLDKLISRSLDQKDARSAGLGFASLYKCGTNLKLPGGGQGLSALITQGLIKKISVFLYQHFVFQGFKRKLTLALIESCFFVHMVQWFEKCRQIWTQHGPHWDETLFTLSENFLNALMAVHETCKEGTYKITESFLYPVGRLVVDPRIYILIQKEAVRKYNLILDKIPVEFKKNRKILASQEASDIMAKLAGRILEGGDYDLQSSLMEALCRMAPPDQRRKLADRWFTMGHVACAFAQISDSEFETACRRFLNMVNGMQGDKRRVNSYPCLEVYLGNYELLMPSDEKLEEFWIDFNLSSRSISFYFSLPEEEDGHWETICINENEVQSYTVTEEGERRVLRIKLSEVVVVGAVEGSILTIHFSSSLEILQAARNVYGLSKNKVHSLCTSVGKGAAKIVTEGNSTQVVPESQVSLGVSEQNTAPYILSATAASAQMVTPAKMKMSESITFFCSSGGRILHSGSSVGSKLSARDKDKPPLERVCSRDTAVKTCSHITTLGSTNAVGMKEQKTPVAEAVDVVVAGQGEEKSLENYFVPDTQPTSGRNTSSCWHKFSVTEMLMMPTQKISSLPRSEPRSSLAREQERCPPSAQKLSVSDSNLVIQKQLHKELTQRLQQVVSERNHDPPPQRPTAFQNKTSNTRRDSKDRSSENQRDSSWCTPKGQQAQRNDHTKGTSKGKMSFEAEAVPTKSSVRATATKTAPKRIPPKVKDEIKTVPPNKEKRDTEVAGSMVKLISGRYEMKSKSSGKETVENIAHNWLPPIINKPLFNMSWLSSKREMSGAVSLIKSLNKSTKTSVRQRKDIFAFDIDSPLSIEGENKTFTKTPATLSSNGIHNSVCSSTTKKSQPVAKNKRYVKRHLFSDTDTDNATTEASWLRESSRKSKPKVTKYSRRALIKPKVATFSLCRSLKPHSGSRSVIHHIKAGIRPSVLFRLQMNPQISFHPLQKLIPLSHSVSLLHKKKPYLKKALDQPKKAVDKLQTVKSAAAAPHAAGKRPKRAVATSAKSYRDPDTDDSQSEAERHSAPKANNFCISYVIFFLSHSENSVKTRDAAQTKKKKPASKQPSRMYLKQQPEFVAEMPPTSKTYSVGQQGKSEKTRSDAPQVKKRKNTLSDQCADDYRKKDGNSWSDLKKHSGLKLRPGNVLQETSKLNKENMVPAQEQTGALKNSLAACQSSFCPSPPFIEKMRAAEGSAPTLALTRSIVLTPLVSPLPTSPRPPCKDTPSPIPLLPKLRSAVSSKGKCKPSSFYSSEKNHGSAKTLSIPSAPSPCSLGGESPATSPPAQPTAAEMCAVQQHLLSAPQSPLTLSSRPLLTSTLLELDSARVTSSPQSTFPEDTISHGCHLDFSKVSTGSFVSLSQSSTKSSVLSKRIKARSTAALSVSLKSEKTPLSDRELELTETLISGPNHKRHNSSSSDSEEEEKKKSKIRGQRSPRMKPRKLFKSFAEVSAVGGLSCVVSSSHVSSSHCESEGMDRYVDEDLELTETDGNPSDLCQQLSSELKNKFQNHCKMLEIYNKQSSKTVQQHISSISVQLTKYRTQRLEQVEKVLLEEINKMEQDDNVLKSMEKDLTMCWKKQTMAFHSYHNRETKRNETFRRALQSSACHSLEYEEGIFTSEMGLIRKDMKSVQDRLLNEMQEGEIQSVKRGLRALFFP is encoded by the exons ATGGCACCGAGTCAGGGCGCACAG CTGGAGAATGTGATTGATGAAGTGATAAAGAGTGGGCATATCCAGGCACTTGATGTATTCTTAGAGAGGGACACGCACGAAAAGACAGTGATGAAATGTTCTCAACAGTTTCTGAACAAACTGGATAAGCTTATCAGTCGG AGTTTGGATCAAAAAGACGCCAGATCAGCCGGTTTGGGTTTCGCGAGTCTCTACAAGTGTGGGACAAACCTAAAGCTACCTGGTGGTGGTCAAGGACTGTCAGCTTTAATAACTCAAGGACTGATTAAGAAGATAAGTGTATTTTTGTACCAGCATTTTGTATTCCAGGGCTTTAAACGAAAATTAACTTTGGCTTTGATTGAATCGTGTTTTTTTGTGCACATGGTGCAGTGGTTTGAAAAATGCAGGCAAATATGGACCCAGCATGGCCCACACTGGGATGAGACTTTGTTCACACTCTCTGAAAACTTCTTAAATGCCTTAATG GCAGTTCATGAGACCTGCAAAGAGG GAACATACAAAATCACAGAGTCCTTCCTGTATCCTGTCGGTCGGTTGGTCGTCGACCCCAGAATCTACATCTTGATCCAGAAAGAG GCAGTTCGGAAATATAACTTGATTCTGGACAAAATCCCAGTGGAGttcaagaaaaacaggaagattCTTGCATCTCAGGAGGCCTCAGATATAAT GGCCAAACTCGCTGGTCGGATATTGGAGGGTGGTG ATTATGACTTGCAGTCATCGCTAATGGAGGCATTATGCCGAATGGCCCCTCCTGACCAgaggaggaagctagcagatCGGTGGTTCACCATGGGTCACGTGGCCTGTGCATTTGCCCAGATCAGTGATTCAGAGTTTGAGACG GCTTGTCGCAGGTTTCTGAACATGGTGAACGGAATGCAGGGAGACAAGAGAAG AGTGAACTCTTACCCTTGTTTGGAAGTATATCTTGGAAACTATGAG CTGCTGATGCCTTCTGATGAGAAGCTTGAGGAATTCTGGATCGACTTCAACCTCAGCAGCCGCAGCATCTCCTTTTACTTTTCCTTACCAGAGGAAGAG GATGGCCACTGGGAAACGATATGCATCAATGAAAATGAAGTCCAAAGCTACACTGTTACTG AGGAGGGCGAGAGGAGAGTCTTACGGATTAAGCTGTCAGAGGTGGTGGTTGTTGGTGCAGTGGAAGGATCCATTCTTACCATCCATTTCAGCTCCTCCCTGGAGATCCTACAGGCTGCTCGCAACGTCTATGGActcagcaaaaacaaagtacactCCTTG TGCACATCTGTTGGGAAAGGTGCAGCTAAAATTGTGACAGAGGGGAACAGCACCCAG GTTGTTCCTGAGAGTCAGGTGTCCCTTGGTGTAAGTGAACAAAATACTGCCCCCTACATTTTATCTGCCACAGCTGCATCCGCACAG ATGGTGACCCCTGCCAAGATGAAGATGTCAGAGTCCATAACCTTCTTTTGCAGCAGTGGAGGAAGAATTTTGCATAGTGGCAGCTCTGTTGGATCTAAGCTATCGG CCAGGGACAAAGATAAGCCACCTCTGGAGAGGGTTTGTTCACGTGACACGGCTGTTAAGACCTGCAGTCATATCACAACGCTTGGCAGCACAAATGCAGTTGGCATGAAAGAGCAG AAGACACCTGTGGCAGAGGCAGTAGATGTGGTTGTAGCTGGGCAGGGAGAAGAAAAGTCCCTGG AGAATTATTTTGTACCCGACACCCAACCCACATCCGGACGAAACAC ATCTTCTTGCTGGCACAAATTTTCTGTGACTGAAATGCTTATGATGCCAACACAGAAAATCAGTTCTCTGCCAAGATCtg AGCCTCGTTCAAGCCTGGCAAGAGAGCAGGAGCGCTGCCCACCCTCGGCACAGAAATTGTCCGTTTCAGACTCAAACCTTGTCATCCAAAAGCAACTCCACAAGGAGCTCACTCAGCGCTTACAGCAGGTCGTCAGTGAGAGGAACCACGATCCTCCACCTCAGAGGCCAACGGCATTCCAGAATAAAACATCCAATACCAGAAGGGACTCTAAAGACAGAAGCTCAGAAAACCAGCGTGATTCTTCATGGTGCACTCCCAAAGGGCAGCAGGCTCAGAGAAATGACCACACCAAAGGGACAAGTAAAGGCAAGATGTCATTTGAGGCCGAGGCTGTTCCGACTAAATCTTCAGTCAGGGCCACTGCAACCAAAACAGCGCCGAAGAGAATACCTCCCAAGGTTAAGGATGAAATTAAGACGGTCCCtccaaacaaagagaaa AGAGACACGGAGGTTGCAGGCAGCATGGTGAAGCTCATCTCTGGCCGTTATGAAATGAAAAGCAAATCCTCGGGAAAAGAGACTGTGGAAAATATTGCCCATAATTGGCTTCCTCCGATCATCAACAA GCCACTCTTCAATATGAGCTGGTTATCGAGTAAA AGAGAAATGTCTGGGGCCGTAAGCCTAATTAAATCCCTcaacaaaagcacaaaaaccTCGGTCAGGCAGAG AAAAGACATCTTTGCATTCGACATAGATTCACCTCTCAGTATTGAG GGGGAGAACAAAACTTTCACCAAGACTCCTGCTACGTTGAGCAG caatggAATCCACAACTCTGTATGTTCCAGCACAACCAAGAAATCACAACCCGTGGCAAAG AACAAGCGATATGTGAAAAGGCATCTGTTCAGTGACACAGACACCGACAATGCCACGACTGAGGCCAGCTGGCTGAGAGAATCGAGCAGGAAGTCGAAACCAAAAGTTACCAAATATTCCAGACGGGCGCTCATCAAACCCAAAGTTGCCACTTTTTCTTTGTGTAGGTCATTAAAGCCACATTCAGGCTCAAGATCTGTAATTCATCACATCAAAGCTGGAATTAGGCCAAGTGTGCTTTTTCGATTGCAGATGAATCCCCAGATAAGCTTCCACCCTCTCCAAAAGCT TATCCCACTAAGCCACAGTGTGTCATTGTTGCATAAGAAGAAACCCTATTTGAAGAAGGCACTTGATCAGCCAAAGAAGGCAGTGGATAAGCTACAGACAGTGaagtcagcagcagcagcaccacatGCAGCTGGCAAGAGGCCAAAGAGAGCTGTCGCTACCTCTGCCAAAAGCTACAGAGATCCAGATACCGATGACAGTCAGTCTGAAGCAGAGAGGCATTCTGCTCCAAAGGCAAACAACTTCTGTATTTcttatgttattttctttttaagtcaCTCT GAGAATTCGGTGAAAACACGTGACGCCGCTcagacaaagaagaaaaagcctGCCAGCAAACAACCATCCAGAATGTATTTGAAGCAACAGCCGGAGTTTGTGGCAGAGATGCCACCCACTTCCAAG acGTATTCTGTAGGTCAGCAGGGGAAGAGTGAGAAGACCCGTTCAGATGCTCCAcaagtaaagaaaagaaaaaacacactaTCTGACCAATGTGCAGATGATTATAGGAAAAAAGACGGCAACAGCTGGTCAGATCTGAAAAAGCATTCCGGCCTTAAG CTTAGACCGGGTAATGTTCTTCAAGAAACTTCAAAGTTGAATAAGGAAAACATGGTCCCTGCCCAAGAACAGACGGGTGCTTTGAAGAATTCCTTGGCTGCCTGCCAGTCCTCTTTCTGTCCATCCCCTCCTTTCATCGAGAAGATGAGAG CTGCAGAAGGGTCAGCCCCAACCTTGGCTTTGACCCGCTCCATTGTCCTCACCCCACTGGTGTCTCCACTCCCTACCTCCCCAAGGCCTCCCTGCAAGGACACCCCCTCGCCTATCCCGTTGCTACCCAAACTTCGCTCTGCAGTCAGCAGTAAAGGAAAATGTAAGCCCTCTTCTTTCTACAGCTCAGAAAAGAACCACGGCTCAGCCAAGACTCTGTCCATCCCGTCGGCCCCGTCTCCCTGCTCACTGGGGGGTGAGTCCCCTGCAACCAGTCCTCCGGCTCAACCAACTGCTGCAGAG ATGTGTGCGGTCCAGCAGCATCTACTCTCAGCGCCTCAGTCTCCTTTAACTCTGTCCAGTCGGCCCCTGCTAACATCCACGTTACTTGAGCTTGACAGCGCACGTGTAACCTCTTCACCTCAGTCAACGTTCCCTGAAGACACCATTAGCCATGGCTGCCATCTTGACTTCAGTAAAGTGTCTACAGGATCCTTTGTTTCACTGAGCCAGTCATCCACTAAGTCATCAGTACTCAGTAAAAGAATTAAGGCCAGATCCACTGCTGCACTGTCTGTGTCTCTCAAATCAGAG AAAACACCACTTTCAGACAGAGAGCTTGAGCTTACAGAGACTCTTATCTCAG gacCCAATCACAAACGCCACAACTCCTCGTCCAGCGACTCggaggaagaagagaagaaaaaaagcaagaTCAGAGGACAGCGTTCGCCTCGGATGAAACCAAGGAAATTGTTTAAGTCCT TCGCTGAGGTGTCTGCTGTGGGTGGGTTGAGCTGTGTGGTGTCTTCCTCACACGTGAGCTCCAGCCACTGCGAGTCTGAAGGGATGGATAGATACGTGGACGAGGATTTAGAGTTGACAGAAACTGATGGAAACCCAAGTGACCTGTGTCAGCAGTTGAGCTCAGAGCTGAAAAACAAGTTCCAG AACCATTGCAAGATGTTGGAGATTTACAACAAGCAGTCTTCGAAGACTGTCCAGCAACACATCTCCTCCATCAGTGTGCAACTTACCAAATACAG AACTCAGAGGCTTGAGCAGGTTGAAAAAGTCCTCTTGGAAGAGATCAACAAAATGGAGCAGGATGACAACGTCCTGAAAAGCATGGAGAAAGACCTGACA ATGTGCTGGAAGAAGCAGACGATGGCTTTCCATTCTTACCACAATCGGGAAACCAAGAG
- the fam217ba gene encoding uncharacterized protein fam217ba isoform X1 — MGPIMQERTASTTLKRVVSKEKIRVKNTENSGQVASSKKGNKMKKAVGQMKNGLPGPGQDKETTTAFHRGAQSKGGRLKPSTSRNTSKVSSPDEEGDLRPQLRKLSSTHRKEEKRENQRMSQCGSEFPPNSQGMGKSRRALSLPLSPISGLRNSPAQPLSHSPAPTPEALQHHYNHKDDDTDSASDLSESERLPVLPSPCTPCTPPHLNLRAEIINTSDFPPDFPGPHGTAGDEDESEKPSYSYPDFLPPPFNSWSLRQLAVFLHTEGRGAPRPKPVGSLEKYLERLLQLEWLQIQTVQAESSRPPGSRPRPQGFPSATAAHPARPHTAPPSRLNSPKGLRHSQRAFPFTPVNNPPSPASAQLSRFPVCPHCHIRYPLCNGSCSANAYQRHSRLSPLLERRGAAGAAAKRSSSETRAPSTEGRSPGGQGGGGGGGAQTPVSPSAGRSHLKHMQAVGNVRKQPQESGTNQNSRGQMRKSRVRANSETDVKKEPGGVKAAAAEKRSFAASKRDITTSKREEKNWQRSEAGGQASKTAMKRAAKDPASLSKAPLNSKQNGKTKNVHFVVK, encoded by the exons ATGGGGCCCATCATGCAGGAACGCACTGCATCCACGACACTGAAACGCGTCGTTTCCAAGGAGAAGATACGGGTCAAGAATACTGAAAATAGCGGCCAAGTAGCAAG TTCTAAGAAAGGTAATAAGATGAAGAAAGCAGTGGGTCAAATGAAGAATGGCCTTCCAGGACCAGGTCAGGATAAGGAAACAACGACAGCATTTCACAGG GGTGCACAATCTAAAGGTGGCAGGCTCAAGCCCAGCACTTCCCGGAATACAAGCAAAGTCTCCAG TCCCGATGAAGAGGGAGATTTGAGACCTCAACTCCGAAAACTCTCATCGACACACAGGAAAGAGGAAAAACGAGAAAATCAGCGGATGTCACAGTGCGGCAGTGAGTTCCCCCCAAACAGTCAGGGTATGGGGAAAAGTCGGCGAGCTCTTTCCCTGCCCCTGTCTCCAATATCAGGGCTACGAAACTCCCCAGCTCAGCCCCTATCACACTCCCCGGCCCCCACCCCTGAGGCACTACAACATCACTACAATCACAAGGATGACGATACCGACAGTGCCAGTGATCTGTCCGAATCTGAGAGGCTGCCTGTTCTGCCTTCACCCTGCACCCCCTGCACGCCTCCTCACCTTAACCTTCGGGCAGAGATTATCAACACTAGCGACTTTCCCCCAGACTTTCCAGGACCCCATGGGACAGCAGGTGATGAAGATGAGAGCGAAAAACCCAGCTACAGTTACCCGGACTTTCTGCCTCCTCCTTTCAACAGCTGGAGTCTGAGGCAGCTGGCAGTGTTTCTTCACACGGAGGGTCGCGGTGCCCCCCGGCCCAAGCCTGTGGGGTCCTTAGAGAAGTACCTGGAGAGGCTGCTGCAGCTGGAGTGGCTTCAGATCCAAACAGTACAAGCAGAGAGCAGCCGTCCACCTGGGAGCCGTCCGAGGCCGCAGGGCTTCCCGTCTGCCACTGCTGCTCACCCAGCAAGGCCTCACACAGCCCCGCCATCCCGACTCAACTCCCCCAAAGGGCTGCGACACAGCCAGCGAGCCTTCCCCTTTACGCCTGTAAACAATCCTCCATCACCTGCCTCAGCCCAGCTGTCCCGCTTTCCAGTTTGTCCACACTGTCACATTCGCTATCCATTGTGTAATGGAAGCTGCTCTGCCAATGCCTACCAGCGCCACTCACGGCTCAGCCCACTGCTGGAGCGCAGAGGGGCAGCGGGGGCAGCAGCGAAGAGGAGCAGCAGCGAGACCCGAGCGCCCTCCACAGAAGGTCGGAGCCCAGGAGGACAAggcggaggtggaggaggaggagctcagACCCCCGTTAGCCCCTCAGCTGGGAGGAGTCATCTGAAGCACATGCAGGCCGTAGGCAATGTTCGTAAGCAACCTCAAGAATCTGGCACTAACCAAAACAGCAGAGGTCAGATGAGGAAAAGCCGTGTCAGGGCTAATTCTGAGACGGATGTTAAAAAGGAGCCGGGTGGAGttaaagcagcagctgcagagaaacgcagttttgctgCAAGTAAGAGAGATATAACCACCTCTAAGCGAGAGGAAAAGAACTGGCAGAGGTCAGAAGCAGGAGGTCAGGCTTCTAAAACTGCCATGAAAAGAGCTGCTAAAGACCCAGCATCTCTCTCTAAAGCGCCGCTAAATAGTAAGCAGAATGGCAAAACAAAAAACGTGCACTTTGTAGTAAAGTAA